One segment of Paenibacillus rhizovicinus DNA contains the following:
- a CDS encoding alpha/beta fold hydrolase, which produces MTNSGYKGSAIRKYFHSGDVRLSYVDYGGDSQRVLVMLHGYMANARSFSELAVRFNDWRVIALDQRGHGWSEHPPGNEYARNNYVEDIANLIRSELGGQPVTILGHSLGGLNAYQFAARYPELAKAVIVEDIGAEIKADFSFASKLPYRSASLRELRQSLADVGLRAIDYFAESVMEDERGWGFRTDLKWLQVSVPQSNGVWWEDWLGSSCPILLIHGGKSFILDTEQARRMAASRPNTKLAVFEQCGHGVHYDDIDGYFNAVKDFLMHQS; this is translated from the coding sequence ATGACGAATTCGGGTTATAAGGGCTCAGCGATCAGGAAGTATTTTCACTCTGGGGATGTGCGGCTCTCTTATGTTGATTATGGCGGCGATAGCCAGCGAGTGCTCGTCATGCTGCACGGGTATATGGCGAATGCGAGATCATTCTCGGAGCTTGCCGTGCGCTTCAACGATTGGCGAGTAATTGCTCTGGATCAACGCGGGCACGGTTGGAGCGAGCATCCGCCGGGGAATGAATATGCCAGGAACAACTACGTGGAAGATATTGCGAATCTGATTCGATCGGAGCTTGGGGGACAACCCGTTACGATTCTGGGGCATTCCTTGGGCGGGTTGAATGCGTATCAATTCGCGGCCCGTTATCCCGAACTGGCGAAAGCCGTTATCGTGGAGGATATCGGCGCTGAAATCAAGGCTGATTTCTCCTTTGCAAGCAAGCTTCCGTATCGATCGGCTTCTCTAAGGGAGCTTAGACAATCGCTTGCAGACGTCGGGCTCCGGGCTATCGATTATTTTGCCGAAAGCGTGATGGAGGATGAACGCGGTTGGGGATTTCGTACGGATCTGAAGTGGCTGCAAGTATCCGTTCCCCAATCCAATGGCGTCTGGTGGGAAGACTGGTTGGGGTCGAGCTGCCCGATCCTGCTGATTCACGGCGGGAAGAGCTTCATCCTCGATACCGAACAAGCGAGAAGGATGGCAGCAAGCCGGCCCAATACCAAGCTGGCCGTGTTCGAACAATGCGGTCATGGTGTCCATTACGACGATATCGACGGTTATTTTAACGCGGTGAAGGATTTCCTCATGCATCAATCATAA
- a CDS encoding copper amine oxidase N-terminal domain-containing protein encodes MKRLIGLGLTIVLTLSLFAGTASAATATAAVKVKLNGEWVIFPSPPVIVNGKTFVEFRTLFNELGYDINYDNATKKIKASSQLHDIQMTPTGTTALVDGAKVPVNGEMVLMKGRTMVGVRFISTLSDKDVSWDSVKKIVSITDKRPTAAQQAELFAVFTKLGAAEDKGDVDAMVALFHSDSPIKEDASTQIHEQFAKMRTHTEYMELSVESFSSKEAFIYSHERSNKVSGEGFFPGATNEIYYTLRKEANGQWAIYGMIVASSEVVDENSLWAQEVSVADADKEALIKAVQTQLDAVNAKDLNAYQSTLDANDFSFAVDVLSMKSLFDDKDLMLKETLERSAVVEYHEDSAILLASVHYDVNPGSGEEPSTYRSVEQFDLVKKNGKWLIAAFSNQHELFGEELDAA; translated from the coding sequence ATGAAACGGTTGATTGGACTTGGTTTAACGATTGTATTGACGCTGTCGCTGTTTGCCGGAACGGCATCCGCGGCAACCGCGACTGCGGCGGTGAAAGTGAAATTGAACGGCGAGTGGGTGATTTTCCCGTCGCCGCCGGTTATCGTGAACGGCAAGACGTTCGTGGAGTTTCGTACGTTGTTTAACGAGCTCGGGTACGACATTAATTACGATAACGCGACCAAGAAGATAAAAGCGAGTTCGCAGCTTCACGACATCCAAATGACGCCTACGGGCACAACCGCGCTTGTAGACGGCGCGAAAGTGCCGGTGAACGGCGAGATGGTCTTGATGAAAGGCCGCACGATGGTCGGCGTCCGATTCATCTCGACGCTCTCGGACAAGGACGTGTCGTGGGACAGCGTGAAGAAGATTGTCTCGATTACGGACAAGCGCCCGACTGCTGCGCAGCAAGCGGAGCTGTTCGCCGTCTTCACGAAGCTCGGAGCTGCGGAAGATAAAGGCGATGTCGACGCGATGGTGGCATTGTTCCATTCCGATTCTCCGATCAAGGAAGATGCAAGCACGCAAATCCATGAACAATTCGCCAAGATGCGCACGCATACGGAATACATGGAACTGTCCGTCGAGTCCTTCTCGTCGAAGGAAGCATTCATCTATTCGCATGAACGTTCGAATAAAGTGAGCGGGGAAGGATTCTTCCCTGGAGCAACGAACGAAATCTATTACACGCTGCGCAAGGAAGCGAACGGCCAATGGGCAATCTACGGTATGATCGTCGCAAGCTCCGAGGTGGTCGACGAGAATAGTTTGTGGGCGCAGGAAGTTTCCGTGGCCGATGCGGATAAAGAGGCGTTGATCAAAGCGGTTCAGACGCAGCTCGATGCCGTTAATGCGAAGGATTTGAACGCCTACCAATCCACGCTGGACGCGAATGATTTCAGCTTCGCGGTTGACGTTCTGAGCATGAAGTCTCTCTTCGATGACAAGGACCTCATGCTGAAAGAAACGCTCGAACGCAGCGCGGTCGTTGAGTATCACGAAGATAGCGCGATACTGCTCGCTTCCGTTCATTACGACGTTAATCCGGGATCCGGAGAAGAACCGAGTACTTACCGGTCCGTCGAGCAGTTCGACTTGGTGAAGAAGAACGGCAAATGGTTAATCGCCGCATTCTCCAACCAGCATGAACTGTTTGGCGAGGAGCTTGATGCGGCATAA
- a CDS encoding MFS transporter: MSTKSALSWITLWASLLFVVILGFSRLSYGIFLPGIQRDIGGSYSQLGMLGTVNFIGYLIGTLSLPPLIARFPGRKPMFNRWSCLLLGLAMIGSAFSQQVIQLALWRFAIGLFSAFATVLVLSIAMEAVRPKERGAASGLIWLGGSAGILLTGLIAPLAIDPSYLRGWRYAWAAMGAFGIVAACGFEWVHGRQRSGRTLSPAESVSRDQEHVNVYRLLLNPKKLLFLIGSYFFFGWGYIIYFTYLIPYLVSKGIPSLDVGFIWSAIGLAGLFNGWIGGRAIDRWPSGYTLAIGITLGTLGVSGVTSNNLVVTALGAAIIGLVSFITPPLMITALLRRHVPDHAYATSLSLATAFFASGQIIGPIIGGVWVERFGLQFGVASSAVFMAIAAALAGWYGRQQRKQVEAVSGASRMKGKGAEVDDEFGL, from the coding sequence ATGAGCACAAAATCGGCATTGAGCTGGATCACGTTATGGGCATCGCTATTATTCGTTGTTATTCTCGGTTTTTCACGGCTTTCTTACGGTATATTCTTGCCCGGCATTCAAAGGGATATCGGGGGGAGCTACAGTCAATTGGGCATGCTGGGCACGGTTAATTTTATCGGGTATTTGATCGGAACGCTCAGTCTTCCTCCGCTGATCGCCCGGTTTCCGGGACGCAAGCCCATGTTCAATCGATGGTCATGTCTGCTGCTCGGACTGGCGATGATCGGTTCGGCTTTCAGCCAGCAGGTTATTCAACTCGCGTTATGGCGCTTCGCAATCGGATTGTTCTCGGCGTTCGCGACGGTGCTGGTTCTGTCTATTGCGATGGAAGCCGTTCGACCGAAGGAACGCGGTGCGGCATCCGGCTTAATCTGGCTGGGCGGCTCCGCGGGCATTCTGTTAACGGGATTAATTGCTCCGCTTGCCATAGACCCTTCTTACTTACGAGGGTGGAGGTATGCTTGGGCTGCAATGGGCGCATTCGGCATCGTTGCGGCATGCGGTTTCGAGTGGGTGCATGGAAGGCAGCGATCTGGAAGAACGCTTTCGCCGGCGGAATCCGTATCACGGGATCAGGAGCATGTGAATGTCTACCGTCTTCTATTAAACCCGAAGAAGCTCTTGTTCTTAATCGGATCCTATTTCTTCTTTGGCTGGGGCTATATTATCTACTTCACGTATTTGATTCCTTACTTGGTGAGCAAAGGCATTCCGTCTCTCGATGTCGGCTTCATTTGGTCCGCGATCGGGCTCGCCGGTTTGTTTAATGGTTGGATCGGAGGCAGAGCGATCGACCGCTGGCCAAGCGGATATACGCTTGCGATCGGAATAACTTTAGGGACGCTCGGAGTGAGTGGCGTAACGAGCAATAATCTGGTTGTTACGGCATTGGGCGCGGCCATTATCGGCCTGGTTTCTTTTATTACCCCGCCGCTGATGATCACTGCGCTTCTTCGCAGACATGTGCCCGATCATGCCTATGCGACCAGCCTTAGCTTGGCTACTGCCTTTTTTGCCTCGGGGCAGATTATTGGCCCGATTATCGGCGGCGTATGGGTGGAACGATTCGGGCTGCAATTCGGCGTGGCGTCCAGTGCAGTCTTCATGGCGATAGCCGCTGCGCTGGCCGGTTGGTACGGGCGCCAACAACGAAAACAGGTTGAGGCGGTATCAGGAGCAAGCAGAATGAAGGGAAAAGGAGCAGAAGTCGATGACGAATTCGGGTTATAA
- a CDS encoding VanZ family protein yields MNKGGKMSKRERIETVILYGIFAFYMMLIIKILFLSRVSHLEHRSINLIPFESIAAFVSGSTANLKTFAFGNVAGNILIFVPLGVYLPLFKQDKRMKTNLSFILITSLVVEIIQGLVGIGTSDIDDIILNGLGGCIGILGYKLLLILFRNEKRVHTAVTILSVLGLPAILFYLFMVKMRF; encoded by the coding sequence ATGAACAAGGGGGGTAAAATGAGTAAACGAGAGCGAATAGAAACCGTTATTTTATATGGGATATTCGCGTTTTACATGATGCTGATCATTAAAATTTTGTTCCTATCCAGAGTTTCTCATCTGGAGCATCGATCGATCAATCTCATTCCATTCGAAAGCATAGCGGCATTTGTATCCGGCAGCACCGCGAATCTCAAAACATTTGCTTTTGGCAACGTGGCGGGCAATATCCTTATTTTTGTTCCCCTTGGCGTCTATTTGCCCTTGTTCAAACAGGATAAACGAATGAAAACAAACTTGTCGTTTATATTAATCACGAGTTTGGTTGTCGAAATCATTCAAGGACTAGTAGGCATTGGAACATCCGACATCGATGATATCATTCTCAATGGTTTGGGCGGATGCATTGGTATTCTAGGGTATAAGCTATTGTTGATTCTATTTCGGAATGAAAAGAGAGTACATACGGCAGTCACGATACTTTCCGTTCTCGGGTTGCCTGCAATTTTGTTTTATTTATTCATGGTGAAGATGAGATTTTAA
- a CDS encoding MutS-related protein — protein sequence MLRLFRIALHNDVPFPMSKTLLDDVELTAYLGRYFVNPSQYITSDPESIRERNAVCEALTDNDALTASLHRLHNASLPLLETASSVESEPIHMIGNMIGVRQFRDAAQAVIQTIGTCGQLPASLAELPAKLTILLEESYPHNFDEAWNKYASGVGKTGSLAYRIHFSDDLTIYAIALHDVNRKRYVSSTLLNRLINTENPMRVDELLPLAYQLGKRFSHVEATALERFSHSVQQMLIAQTAIARNQLNVVERSIADEIRVFVEELQFALGMVQYAKASAKHAPCTCYAEIRGAEERSLIIRKMVHPLLAEQADVIANDIAIQDGREFVLLGGVNRGGKTTFLRTAGAIQLLFQMGLPIPAASAQISPASGMYSVFSREENTELSQGTLGRELCEMRDVIAALDENCLFLGNEPISGTSPMESYLLSRETLCMLKAKQARGIWVTHLYELFDDIGQLNGIPFGSKFDCMHTEAVDGDRSYSIRPGIPRKYSGAREVFSSYSFI from the coding sequence TTGCTTAGGCTGTTTCGTATCGCGCTGCATAACGATGTGCCTTTTCCGATGTCCAAGACGCTGTTAGACGACGTGGAACTTACTGCATACTTGGGGCGGTATTTCGTCAATCCGAGTCAGTACATCACGAGCGATCCCGAGAGTATCCGGGAACGGAATGCGGTTTGCGAAGCATTGACGGACAACGATGCCTTAACCGCCTCCTTGCATCGCTTGCACAACGCTTCCTTGCCGCTGCTTGAAACGGCATCCTCCGTAGAGAGCGAGCCTATCCATATGATCGGCAATATGATCGGGGTACGCCAATTTCGGGACGCGGCGCAAGCAGTCATACAGACGATTGGGACATGCGGACAATTGCCCGCTTCATTAGCAGAATTGCCAGCAAAGTTAACGATTCTGCTAGAGGAAAGTTACCCGCATAACTTTGACGAGGCATGGAACAAGTACGCGAGCGGCGTTGGAAAAACGGGCAGTTTGGCTTATCGCATTCATTTCTCGGATGACCTCACGATCTACGCCATTGCCCTGCACGACGTGAACAGGAAGAGGTATGTATCCAGTACCTTGCTCAATCGTTTGATCAACACCGAGAATCCCATGCGAGTGGACGAACTCTTGCCTCTCGCCTACCAGCTAGGTAAACGTTTCTCTCACGTTGAAGCAACAGCGTTGGAACGATTCAGCCATTCCGTTCAGCAAATGCTTATTGCGCAGACTGCAATTGCAAGAAACCAGTTGAACGTCGTAGAACGGAGCATTGCCGACGAGATTCGGGTTTTTGTAGAGGAGCTGCAGTTTGCGCTCGGAATGGTTCAATATGCGAAAGCGAGCGCGAAGCATGCCCCTTGCACCTGTTATGCGGAAATCAGAGGAGCCGAGGAACGATCGCTAATCATCCGTAAAATGGTACATCCGCTGCTTGCCGAGCAGGCAGACGTCATCGCCAATGATATCGCCATCCAAGACGGGCGAGAATTCGTCTTGCTCGGCGGCGTCAACAGGGGAGGGAAAACGACTTTTCTGCGAACCGCCGGCGCGATTCAGCTTCTGTTCCAGATGGGGCTGCCGATTCCTGCCGCCAGCGCGCAGATCAGCCCGGCATCGGGAATGTACAGCGTATTCTCCCGTGAAGAAAACACCGAATTGTCGCAGGGGACGCTGGGACGAGAACTGTGCGAAATGCGCGATGTCATTGCCGCCCTGGACGAGAATTGTTTGTTTCTAGGAAACGAACCGATATCCGGCACTTCGCCGATGGAGAGTTACTTGTTGAGCCGGGAAACGCTGTGCATGTTGAAAGCGAAGCAGGCGCGCGGCATATGGGTGACGCATCTGTACGAATTGTTTGACGACATCGGACAACTGAACGGCATTCCGTTCGGAAGCAAGTTTGATTGCATGCATACGGAAGCGGTGGATGGAGATCGCAGTTATTCCATTCGGCCTGGAATTCCCCGGAAATACAGCGGTGCCAGAGAGGTTTTCTCATCGTACTCCTTCATCTAG
- a CDS encoding MutS-related protein → MPVQLCHTNHPVHIAWEALIDLDVLRLCRSFFPEQSASLEAKDKEIEAFLKTYLTSDAIEIRRRSEIIGSLRENAESRNLLTQLNKAHKRLSFSLAEVDRAKHPLKMYTYMRQALEAYTASVDAAISLFAPTRTPHTPHTPPMEELAAVIRAQRESSTYLDAQKCLRQVGTIIEPLDNIKFAVNLSDSGQAVQISVTDINKGAARLAGLFGSERDDANSLCDAAPVKNRGHLAHLEAYIIAQVEKQWAAPLKAALRELKTIDLDRLRAWSEWLKPMELYQKGLLLTAKLKKAGFDACRPEPNADSMAAEDLLYPHMVLTERAPVPQAFRVSLGDTVMITGANSSGKSSILKALAQNCILAQLGFWIPAKSLRFIPFKQYYTVFAAGEDRQLNASRYQLEVRKMHQAIRMAAPDTLLLFNEPFTSTNPVEATELLRDITEQLSRAGTTLMMVTHMHNVYDLLRRKGVKLRSYIMGSMTDAEKIVHTYAVEEKEPDGLSHARLLAIEYGFRIANLVEDRGKAAVLEEFLKKRGGYLA, encoded by the coding sequence ATGCCCGTTCAACTGTGCCATACGAACCATCCGGTCCATATCGCTTGGGAAGCACTGATCGATCTGGACGTTCTTCGACTATGCCGAAGTTTCTTTCCGGAACAATCCGCGTCGCTCGAAGCGAAAGATAAAGAAATCGAAGCCTTCTTGAAAACCTACCTCACCAGCGATGCCATTGAAATCAGGCGCAGGAGCGAGATCATCGGCAGTTTACGAGAGAACGCCGAGAGCCGGAATCTACTTACACAATTAAACAAAGCGCATAAGCGCCTGTCGTTCAGCTTGGCGGAAGTTGACCGCGCCAAACATCCGCTGAAGATGTATACCTACATGCGGCAAGCTTTGGAGGCCTATACCGCTTCGGTAGACGCTGCCATAAGCTTGTTTGCGCCGACACGTACTCCGCACACTCCCCATACGCCTCCGATGGAGGAGCTAGCCGCCGTTATTCGAGCACAGAGGGAATCCTCGACGTATCTCGATGCTCAGAAGTGCCTGCGTCAAGTCGGCACGATCATAGAACCGCTTGATAACATCAAGTTTGCGGTAAATCTATCGGATTCGGGGCAAGCGGTACAAATCAGCGTTACGGACATTAACAAGGGTGCCGCCAGATTGGCTGGACTGTTCGGCAGCGAAAGGGACGATGCCAACAGCTTATGCGACGCCGCGCCTGTCAAGAACAGAGGACATCTCGCGCACTTGGAGGCGTATATCATCGCTCAAGTGGAGAAACAATGGGCGGCACCTCTTAAAGCCGCGTTGCGTGAATTGAAAACGATCGACCTTGACCGGCTGCGGGCGTGGAGTGAATGGCTCAAGCCCATGGAGTTGTACCAGAAAGGGCTGCTATTGACAGCGAAGCTTAAGAAAGCCGGCTTCGACGCCTGCCGTCCCGAGCCGAACGCCGACAGCATGGCCGCGGAGGATCTGCTGTATCCGCACATGGTTTTGACCGAACGAGCTCCCGTGCCGCAGGCATTTCGCGTATCGCTTGGAGACACCGTGATGATTACGGGCGCGAACAGCTCGGGGAAATCCTCGATCTTGAAAGCGCTGGCGCAGAATTGCATCCTCGCGCAGCTTGGTTTCTGGATCCCCGCCAAGTCGCTGCGATTCATTCCGTTTAAGCAATACTATACGGTTTTCGCCGCCGGGGAAGACCGTCAATTGAACGCATCCAGATATCAGCTGGAAGTAAGGAAAATGCACCAAGCCATCCGGATGGCCGCGCCGGATACGCTGCTGCTGTTCAATGAACCCTTTACCTCGACGAATCCCGTGGAAGCAACTGAGCTTTTGCGCGACATTACCGAGCAGTTGAGCCGGGCCGGAACGACATTGATGATGGTGACGCATATGCATAACGTGTACGATTTGCTTCGCCGGAAGGGCGTTAAATTGCGCAGCTATATCATGGGGTCCATGACGGACGCGGAGAAGATCGTACACACCTATGCGGTGGAGGAGAAAGAGCCTGACGGTCTGAGCCATGCCAGATTATTGGCGATCGAATACGGCTTTCGTATCGCGAATTTGGTGGAGGACCGAGGCAAAGCGGCCGTATTAGAAGAATTCCTTAAGAAGAGAGGCGGTTATCTTGCTTAG
- a CDS encoding NAD(P)-dependent oxidoreductase → MKIIVFGATGNTGKRVLAQGLKMGHEMTAYVRNAAKLHDQLGEHSAKNVKVVVNDMLDPSSVGEALAHQDAAIIAAGHAGQGEEFVRIVDNIISQCESQPYFAGRVWMMGGAGLLDIPYANTIGNNLPGFPPEYSTHNRNFDRLQQTELDWSVMCPGAMIESSELPGSVHLHVTTEILPIPIPETIKEFSEAAIAGHLFSRFQELNVAYDDVAQWMLDHLELGGAFKRKRVGLAYQSHTEN, encoded by the coding sequence ATGAAAATTATTGTTTTTGGAGCGACGGGGAATACAGGGAAGAGAGTATTGGCGCAAGGGTTGAAAATGGGGCACGAAATGACCGCTTATGTGCGAAATGCAGCGAAGCTTCATGATCAATTAGGCGAGCATTCCGCAAAGAACGTGAAGGTCGTCGTGAACGATATGTTGGACCCGTCGAGCGTCGGCGAAGCGCTCGCGCATCAAGATGCCGCTATTATAGCTGCCGGCCATGCTGGCCAGGGAGAAGAGTTTGTTCGCATCGTCGACAACATTATCAGCCAATGCGAATCCCAGCCTTATTTCGCTGGCCGGGTATGGATGATGGGAGGGGCCGGCCTGCTCGATATTCCTTATGCAAATACGATCGGCAACAACTTACCCGGCTTCCCGCCAGAGTATAGTACACACAACCGGAATTTCGATAGATTACAACAGACGGAACTCGACTGGTCCGTCATGTGTCCGGGAGCGATGATCGAATCGAGCGAGCTTCCAGGCTCGGTTCATCTACATGTAACGACGGAAATCTTACCGATTCCGATTCCGGAAACGATCAAGGAATTTTCCGAGGCAGCTATAGCCGGTCACCTATTCAGCCGGTTTCAAGAGCTCAATGTGGCCTATGATGATGTCGCCCAATGGATGTTGGACCATCTTGAGCTCGGAGGCGCGTTTAAACGGAAAAGGGTCGGTCTAGCCTATCAGAGTCATACGGAGAACTGA
- a CDS encoding winged helix-turn-helix transcriptional regulator: MIHQRECPVETVIQVLGGKWKPMILWQLIASKQRFNDLEKLIPDVSQKMLSQHLRDLEREGIVDRTVYPSVPPKVEYSLSEYGKTLIPVAEVMCAWGAAHNKQKNEEKEESAS; the protein is encoded by the coding sequence ATGATTCATCAGCGTGAATGTCCAGTCGAAACAGTCATTCAGGTACTAGGCGGCAAATGGAAGCCGATGATTCTGTGGCAGTTGATTGCATCCAAGCAAAGATTCAACGATTTGGAAAAGCTTATACCCGATGTTTCACAAAAGATGCTTTCGCAGCATCTTCGCGATTTGGAACGAGAGGGCATCGTCGATCGAACGGTCTACCCTTCTGTCCCTCCTAAAGTAGAATATTCGCTTAGCGAATACGGCAAAACATTGATTCCCGTAGCAGAGGTCATGTGTGCTTGGGGTGCAGCGCATAATAAGCAGAAGAATGAAGAGAAGGAAGAGTCAGCGTCATAG
- a CDS encoding M15 family metallopeptidase, giving the protein MKTLLCVLAALLLITGCESQTRNDTPNNTADSADQDNTAGSANQDNTAGSADQDNAEAPVPEPEETGLSIHVKKEQIHEGSLLLIDREHAVPPGGEGEPAVNLYEHKELRKGFGLLDNTVRLSPDLTEKFAKMVVDAAKVGIDHFLISSGYRDEAEQNKLHKEMGDDRAMPAGHSEHNLGLSLDIGSSLEEMSEAPEGKWLAENAWKYGFIQRYPEDKTAITGIMYEPWHFRYVGLPHSAVMKEQDLTLEQYLAELKEHSISTTSGGRAYEIYYYPISADGNIQVPVTGSCEIDGNNEDGVIVTVDTGPEGGAK; this is encoded by the coding sequence ATGAAGACACTGTTGTGCGTACTGGCGGCGCTGCTGCTAATAACGGGTTGCGAGAGCCAGACACGAAACGATACACCGAATAATACGGCTGATAGTGCCGATCAAGACAATACGGCTGGAAGCGCCAATCAAGACAATACGGCTGGAAGCGCCGATCAAGACAATGCGGAAGCTCCGGTGCCAGAACCGGAAGAAACCGGCTTGTCGATTCATGTGAAGAAGGAGCAAATTCACGAAGGCAGCTTGCTTCTTATTGACCGGGAACACGCCGTTCCTCCGGGCGGTGAAGGAGAGCCGGCCGTGAATCTGTACGAGCACAAGGAGCTTAGGAAAGGCTTCGGTTTGCTCGATAACACCGTTCGGTTGTCGCCGGACTTGACCGAGAAATTCGCGAAAATGGTGGTTGACGCGGCTAAAGTCGGGATCGATCATTTTCTGATCAGCAGCGGCTACCGGGACGAAGCCGAACAAAACAAGCTGCACAAGGAAATGGGCGACGATCGCGCAATGCCGGCCGGTCACAGCGAGCATAATCTGGGCTTGTCCCTCGATATCGGATCGTCGCTGGAGGAGATGAGCGAAGCGCCGGAAGGCAAATGGCTGGCCGAGAACGCTTGGAAATACGGGTTCATTCAGCGCTATCCGGAGGACAAGACCGCGATTACGGGGATCATGTACGAGCCTTGGCATTTCCGTTACGTCGGATTGCCGCACAGCGCCGTCATGAAGGAGCAAGACTTGACGTTGGAACAATATCTAGCCGAGTTGAAAGAACATTCGATCTCGACGACGAGCGGCGGCCGCGCATACGAAATCTATTATTATCCGATCTCCGCGGACGGGAATATCCAGGTGCCTGTTACCGGAAGCTGCGAGATCGACGGCAACAACGAGGACGGCGTCATCGTCACCGTCGATACCGGCCCGGAAGGAGGGGCGAAATGA
- a CDS encoding DUF6864 domain-containing function produces MKITSGGFEAVYHGRVLAYGMNPIEIVLSEENDPLTFVFCIEYEAERDDFMTDIRLVRYNEVRIACVNFPRGKPIGNQDMIQLGVLNNRKLSLRYEVTINSDATSWALAFTFFAGEGVGPA; encoded by the coding sequence ATGAAAATAACGTCCGGCGGATTCGAAGCCGTATATCACGGCCGCGTACTTGCCTACGGCATGAACCCGATCGAAATCGTGTTGTCGGAAGAGAACGACCCGCTGACATTCGTGTTCTGCATCGAATACGAAGCGGAACGAGACGATTTTATGACGGATATCCGGCTGGTCCGATACAATGAAGTCCGCATCGCCTGCGTGAATTTTCCGCGGGGCAAGCCGATCGGCAATCAAGATATGATCCAACTCGGCGTGTTGAACAACCGCAAATTGTCGTTGCGCTACGAAGTAACCATTAATTCCGATGCGACGTCTTGGGCGCTGGCCTTCACGTTCTTCGCGGGCGAGGGGGTCGGTCCGGCATGA
- a CDS encoding Gfo/Idh/MocA family protein: MNSVIGWGFIGAGGITKRVINDLKEMKDGRLAAVYSRTGANAEQLATPYGAKAYTDCEMMIRDPEVDAIYVATPHHLHMEHACLALTLGKPVLCEKPLAPNAAQVRAMVEKSRETGTYLMEAMWTRFFPVTRKVMQWVSEGAIGDVHYLTADFGFSASENPESRLFNPATAGGSLLDVGVYAVSYASMIFGSKPVEVLSRSRSASTGVDSRMACLLEYENGQMASLFSSISTSTPQEVRIIGTKGHIEVPRFWSPTEARLFVGNQLADECKDARVGEGFRFEFEAVQEDLRAGRKENALMTHDESIAIAETLDQLRAQWGLVYPFEA, translated from the coding sequence ATGAATTCTGTTATCGGATGGGGTTTTATCGGAGCAGGCGGAATTACGAAGCGGGTCATAAACGATTTGAAAGAAATGAAGGACGGCAGATTAGCCGCCGTATATTCCCGTACGGGCGCCAATGCGGAACAACTGGCGACGCCTTACGGTGCAAAGGCTTACACCGACTGCGAAATGATGATCCGCGATCCGGAAGTGGACGCGATCTATGTCGCCACGCCTCACCATCTTCACATGGAACACGCTTGTTTGGCGTTGACATTAGGCAAGCCCGTGTTATGCGAGAAACCGCTGGCTCCGAACGCCGCGCAAGTGCGGGCGATGGTCGAGAAGTCGCGCGAGACCGGCACTTACCTCATGGAAGCGATGTGGACCCGATTCTTCCCGGTGACACGCAAAGTCATGCAATGGGTTTCGGAAGGCGCCATTGGCGATGTGCATTATCTGACGGCTGATTTCGGATTCTCGGCTTCGGAGAACCCGGAATCGCGTCTGTTCAATCCGGCTACGGCCGGAGGCAGTCTGCTCGACGTAGGCGTCTATGCCGTCTCTTACGCCTCGATGATTTTCGGTTCCAAGCCGGTCGAGGTGCTCAGCCGCTCCCGCTCCGCTTCCACCGGAGTCGATTCTCGAATGGCCTGTTTGCTTGAATACGAGAACGGGCAAATGGCTTCCCTCTTCTCTTCCATCTCGACTTCGACCCCTCAAGAAGTTCGGATCATCGGAACCAAAGGACATATCGAAGTTCCGCGTTTCTGGTCTCCGACAGAAGCGAGATTATTCGTAGGAAACCAACTGGCGGATGAATGCAAGGATGCTCGGGTCGGAGAAGGATTCAGATTTGAATTCGAGGCCGTACAAGAAGACCTGCGGGCTGGCCGGAAGGAAAATGCCTTGATGACGCACGACGAGTCGATAGCGATCGCCGAAACGTTGGATCAACTCAGAGCCCAATGGGGACTTGTATATCCGTTCGAGGCGTGA